The Macrobrachium rosenbergii isolate ZJJX-2024 chromosome 8, ASM4041242v1, whole genome shotgun sequence genome includes a region encoding these proteins:
- the LOC136841030 gene encoding involucrin-like: MDFIDAAALSRHIANLRGEMTISSATLQRLASKVEAMESQTLDMQEARVVISQQQSTEQVQLHHEHQEQQQLQQQQQLQQQQPQEPWEHRRQQEQCNVNQQQSPKSQHRRYYSESLGKQLQQRLRHNHRQLSKDRSSEVNAYGIRRGQRNFQLLSEEDDSSSSSLGDDQEWQLQRHQPRKIRRRKNNER, encoded by the coding sequence ATGGATTTCATAGATGCTGCAGCACTGAGCCGCCACATCGCTAATTTGAGGGGTGAGATGACAATATCATCTGCAACACTGCAGCGACTTGCATCAAAGGTGGAGGCAATGGAATCTCAAACTCTAGACATGCAGGAGGCTCGGGTAGTGATTTCTCAGCAGCAGTCAACGGAACAAGTACAACTTCATCATGAGCATCaagagcagcagcagctgcagcagcagcagcagctgcagcaacAGCAGCCGCAGGAGCCATGGGAACATCGAAGGCAACAAGAGCAATGCAACGTAAATCAGCAGCAGTCGCCGAAGAGTCAACATCGGCGGTATTATTCTGAGAGCCTGGGGAAACAACTCCAGCAGCGACTTCGCCATAATCACCGCCAGCTGTCTAAAGATCGTTCTTCTGAGGTCAACGCATACGGAATCCGGAGAGGACAAAGAAATTTTCAGTTGTTGTCGGAAGAAGACGACAGCAGCTCATCTAGTTTGGGTGATGACCAGGAATGGCAGTTACAGAGACACCAGCCAAGGAAAATTAGGCGTCGAAAAAATAATGAACGTTAA